In a genomic window of Flavobacterium sp. KACC 22761:
- a CDS encoding AraC family transcriptional regulator, with product MVVKSEFEKLGLQPTAVELGEVELQEEISDKQKEVLLENLQALGFDLIDDKKTKTVERIKNLIVDLVHHKNNDLKINLSEYLAENLNQDYNSLSNLFSEIENTTIEKYFISQKIEKVKELLVYNELSLSEIADMLNYSNVAHLSNQFKKITGFTPTSFKQSKDKMRIQIENI from the coding sequence ATGGTAGTGAAGTCTGAGTTCGAAAAACTCGGACTTCAACCTACTGCTGTAGAATTGGGAGAAGTTGAGCTACAAGAAGAAATCAGCGATAAGCAAAAAGAAGTTTTATTAGAAAATCTTCAAGCTTTAGGTTTTGATTTAATTGATGATAAAAAAACAAAAACCGTCGAAAGAATAAAAAACCTGATTGTCGATTTGGTTCATCATAAAAATAATGATTTAAAAATAAACCTATCAGAATATCTGGCAGAAAACCTCAATCAAGATTATAATTCGTTAAGCAATTTATTTTCTGAAATTGAAAACACCACTATCGAAAAGTATTTCATCAGTCAGAAAATCGAAAAAGTAAAGGAATTATTGGTTTATAATGAGCTTTCGTTAAGCGAAATTGCCGATATGCTTAACTACAGTAATGTAGCGCATTTAAGCAATCAATTCAAAAAAATTACAGGCTTTACTCCTACTTCTTTCAAACAGTCAAAAGATAAAATGCGCATACAGATCGAGAATATTTAA
- a CDS encoding heavy metal translocating P-type ATPase, with protein sequence MTHQYIISGMSCNGCRTKVEKTLNEVEGVHAEVSLNPPTATITMDKHVPTEKFQEVLSDAGNYTIEMDSPKNHGEPAVKSCCASHKKENHDHSHHKTETKKVHQHSANGVYYCPMHCEGDKTYNKPGDCAVCGMDLVPQVAVTATQFTCPMHPEIVSNEPGDCPICGMDLVPMQASESEENKTYTNLLKKMKIAILFTLPIFIISMSEMIPNNPLYNVISIEKWNWVQLLFSIPVLFYAGWMFFVRAYKSIVTWNLNMFTLIGIGTSVAFLFSIVGMFFPDIFPSEFKSHHGTIHLYFEAATVIITLVLLGQLLEAKAHGQTNGAIKELLKLAPTEATLVENGIDKVISIHNIKKGDLLRVKPGEKIPVDGKITTGESSIDESMITGEPIPVDKKTGDAVISGTINGTKSFVMIAEKVGSETMLSQIIQMVNDASKSRAPIQKLADRVSKYFVPTVVIISILTFFLWAKFGPEPAYVYGLINAIAVLIIACPCALGLATPMSVMVGVGKGAQNGILIKNAEALENMNKIDVLITDKTGTITEGKPSVEKIYAVNNDEDFLLQNIASLNQHSEHPLAQAVVNFAKAKNSSFKEVQGFETIAGKGVLGTIENISVALGNKKLMAEIGASVSNDLEQKVISEQNLGKTISYIAIEKSVLGFVAITDAIKENSAKAIKELIAQGVEVIMMTGDNHNTAKAVAEHLHLSSFKADCLPQDKLKEIERLQAQGKIVAMAGDGINDAPALAQSNIGIAMGTGTDVAIESAKITLVKGDLNGIVKAKNLSHAVMSNIKQNLFFAFIYNTLGVPIAAGILYPFLGILLSPMLAAVAMSLSSVSVIVNALRLRNLKL encoded by the coding sequence ATGACTCATCAATATATAATTTCAGGAATGTCGTGCAACGGATGCCGAACCAAAGTCGAGAAAACTCTAAACGAAGTTGAAGGCGTTCATGCAGAAGTTAGTTTGAATCCGCCAACAGCAACCATAACAATGGATAAGCACGTCCCGACAGAAAAATTTCAGGAAGTTTTATCGGATGCGGGGAATTATACTATTGAAATGGATTCTCCTAAAAATCATGGGGAACCTGCCGTTAAATCTTGCTGTGCAAGTCATAAAAAAGAGAATCACGATCATAGTCATCATAAAACAGAAACAAAAAAAGTACACCAGCATAGTGCAAATGGCGTTTATTATTGTCCAATGCATTGCGAAGGCGATAAAACATACAACAAACCCGGAGATTGTGCGGTCTGCGGAATGGACTTAGTTCCGCAAGTTGCCGTAACTGCAACACAATTTACGTGTCCAATGCATCCTGAAATCGTTTCAAACGAACCAGGCGATTGTCCAATTTGCGGAATGGATTTAGTTCCGATGCAGGCTTCAGAAAGTGAAGAAAACAAAACCTACACTAATTTATTGAAGAAGATGAAAATCGCGATTTTGTTTACGCTTCCTATTTTCATTATTTCCATGTCAGAAATGATTCCGAATAATCCATTATATAATGTAATTTCGATTGAAAAGTGGAATTGGGTTCAGCTTTTATTTTCGATTCCTGTTTTGTTTTATGCAGGATGGATGTTTTTCGTTCGCGCATACAAATCAATAGTAACTTGGAATTTAAACATGTTTACTTTAATCGGAATCGGAACCAGCGTTGCTTTTCTATTTAGTATTGTCGGAATGTTTTTTCCAGATATTTTTCCTTCGGAATTCAAATCACATCACGGAACGATTCATTTGTATTTTGAAGCTGCGACCGTAATTATCACTTTGGTTTTATTAGGACAATTATTGGAAGCCAAAGCGCACGGACAAACAAATGGTGCGATAAAAGAACTATTGAAATTAGCTCCAACGGAAGCAACTTTGGTTGAAAACGGAATTGACAAAGTAATTTCAATCCATAATATCAAAAAAGGCGATTTACTTCGTGTAAAACCGGGAGAAAAAATTCCAGTTGATGGAAAAATAACAACTGGCGAAAGTAGCATCGACGAATCTATGATTACAGGAGAGCCAATTCCGGTAGATAAAAAAACAGGCGATGCCGTGATTTCCGGAACTATAAACGGAACAAAATCGTTTGTAATGATTGCTGAAAAAGTAGGATCAGAAACCATGTTGTCGCAAATTATTCAAATGGTAAATGATGCCAGCAAATCTCGCGCTCCAATTCAGAAATTAGCCGATCGCGTTTCTAAATATTTTGTGCCGACAGTTGTGATCATTTCAATTTTAACATTCTTTCTTTGGGCAAAATTTGGTCCAGAACCCGCTTACGTTTACGGATTAATTAATGCGATTGCCGTTTTAATTATTGCTTGCCCTTGCGCACTCGGATTAGCAACGCCAATGTCTGTAATGGTTGGGGTGGGAAAAGGCGCTCAAAACGGAATCCTGATTAAAAATGCCGAAGCATTGGAAAACATGAATAAAATTGATGTTTTGATAACCGATAAAACAGGAACAATTACCGAAGGAAAACCATCTGTAGAAAAAATATACGCGGTTAACAATGACGAAGATTTTCTGCTTCAAAACATTGCTTCGTTAAATCAGCACAGTGAACATCCTTTGGCGCAAGCCGTTGTCAATTTCGCTAAAGCAAAAAATAGTTCATTCAAAGAAGTTCAAGGTTTCGAAACTATTGCAGGAAAAGGTGTTTTAGGAACTATAGAAAACATAAGTGTCGCTTTAGGAAACAAAAAATTAATGGCTGAAATTGGTGCATCTGTTTCTAATGATTTAGAACAAAAAGTAATTTCTGAACAGAATTTAGGAAAAACTATTTCGTACATCGCCATTGAAAAAAGCGTTTTAGGTTTCGTTGCCATTACCGATGCCATTAAAGAAAACAGTGCAAAAGCTATTAAAGAATTAATTGCTCAAGGCGTTGAGGTTATTATGATGACAGGGGATAATCATAATACTGCAAAAGCCGTTGCTGAACATTTGCATTTGAGTTCTTTTAAAGCAGATTGTCTTCCGCAAGATAAATTGAAAGAAATTGAACGTCTTCAAGCACAAGGAAAAATCGTTGCCATGGCGGGTGACGGAATCAACGATGCGCCTGCTCTGGCTCAATCCAACATCGGAATTGCAATGGGAACAGGAACTGATGTCGCAATCGAAAGCGCTAAAATTACTTTAGTAAAAGGAGACTTAAACGGAATCGTAAAAGCTAAAAATCTAAGCCATGCTGTGATGTCAAATATCAAGCAAAATTTATTCTTTGCTTTTATTTATAACACTTTAGGCGTTCCAATTGCGGCTGGAATTTTATATCCTTTTTTAGGAATCTTGCTTTCGCCGATGCTAGCTGCGGTGGCAATGAGTTTGAGTTCTGTCTCAGTAATCGTAAATGCTTTGCGATTGAGAAATTTAAAATTATAA
- a CDS encoding multicopper oxidase family protein — protein sequence MIKIKYILILFLIAFQLKAQKIVRYDLHVRDTIVNFSGKEKRAIAVNGQIPMPTLTFTEGDIAEIYVHNELKKESTSMHWHGLFLPNKEDGVPYLTQMPIEPRTTHKYTFPIIQNGTYWYHSHSGLQEQIGLYGLFIINKKKDDSTIRKGIDDLPTIPVILSEWSDLKPENIQRMLHNANDWFAIKKGTTQSYAEAIKQGHFSTKVTNEWKRMNAMDVSDVYYEKFLINGKNEQQFSDLKPGSKVRLRIANGGASSYFWLTYGGGKITVVASDGNDVEPVEVDRLIIAVSETYDIVVTIPEDHKSFAFLATAEDRTGSASLFLGSGEKQPVHHLSKLKYFEGMKMMNDMMKMNGDMNDMGMNMSLNKMDMNAVMYPEISGEDENAKPKMDHSNHNMADMKMESDSTETSEIVTLNYGMLKSPFKTNLPKDAPVKELRFTLSGNMNRYVWSLDNKVVSETDKILIKKGENVRIVLYNGSMMRHPMHLHGHDFRILNEHGDYAPLKNVIDIMPMETDTIEFQANADGDWFFHCHILYHMMAGMGRIFSYENSAPNPLIHHPEMAFKMLKMDDRMFHFMGENDFATNGNDGEAMFSNTRWSIGTEWRLGYNDKHGYETETHIGRYIGKNQWLMPFIGFDWRYRKMGMDEQEQNLWGQKNTKDNRSVFSIGAEYTLPMLVKAQLEVFTDGNVRVQFERKDIPLSQRLRMNLMWNTDKEYMAGLKYIVARNFGITTHYDSDMGIGFGVSVNY from the coding sequence ATGATTAAGATCAAATATATACTTATACTATTTTTAATTGCTTTTCAGTTAAAGGCACAAAAAATCGTGCGTTACGATTTGCATGTTCGCGATACGATTGTCAATTTTTCGGGTAAAGAAAAACGCGCGATTGCAGTAAATGGACAAATTCCGATGCCGACGCTAACTTTTACAGAAGGTGATATTGCAGAAATTTATGTGCATAACGAATTAAAAAAGGAAAGTACTTCGATGCACTGGCACGGATTGTTTCTGCCTAATAAAGAAGATGGCGTTCCGTATTTAACTCAAATGCCAATTGAACCCAGAACAACTCACAAATATACTTTCCCAATTATTCAAAACGGAACGTATTGGTATCACAGCCATTCGGGTTTGCAGGAACAAATTGGTTTGTACGGACTTTTTATCATCAATAAGAAAAAAGACGATTCGACAATTCGAAAAGGCATCGACGATTTGCCAACGATTCCAGTCATTTTAAGCGAATGGTCAGATCTTAAACCAGAGAATATTCAGCGAATGCTGCACAATGCCAATGACTGGTTTGCGATTAAAAAAGGAACGACTCAAAGTTATGCCGAAGCTATCAAACAAGGGCATTTTTCGACCAAAGTGACCAACGAATGGAAACGAATGAATGCAATGGATGTCAGCGATGTTTATTACGAAAAGTTTCTAATTAACGGAAAAAATGAACAGCAGTTTTCAGATCTTAAACCAGGTTCAAAAGTCCGCTTACGAATTGCCAATGGAGGTGCTTCCAGTTATTTTTGGCTGACTTATGGTGGAGGAAAAATCACCGTTGTAGCAAGTGATGGAAACGATGTCGAACCAGTAGAAGTAGATCGTTTGATTATTGCGGTTTCTGAAACTTACGATATTGTCGTTACGATTCCAGAAGACCATAAATCTTTTGCTTTTTTGGCTACAGCCGAAGATAGAACAGGATCTGCGTCTTTGTTTTTAGGAAGTGGAGAAAAACAGCCTGTTCATCATCTTTCGAAATTAAAATATTTTGAAGGCATGAAAATGATGAACGATATGATGAAAATGAACGGCGACATGAACGATATGGGCATGAATATGTCTTTAAATAAAATGGACATGAATGCTGTAATGTATCCTGAAATTTCGGGCGAAGATGAAAATGCGAAACCTAAAATGGATCATTCTAATCATAATATGGCCGACATGAAAATGGAAAGTGACAGTACTGAAACTTCAGAAATTGTGACTTTGAATTACGGAATGCTGAAATCTCCGTTTAAAACCAATCTCCCAAAAGATGCGCCTGTTAAAGAATTACGTTTCACTTTATCTGGAAATATGAATCGTTATGTTTGGAGTTTAGATAATAAAGTAGTTTCTGAAACCGATAAAATCTTAATCAAAAAAGGAGAAAATGTTCGCATCGTTTTATACAACGGTTCGATGATGCGTCACCCAATGCATTTACACGGACATGATTTTAGAATTCTAAACGAACACGGCGATTATGCTCCGCTAAAAAATGTGATTGATATTATGCCAATGGAAACCGATACGATCGAATTCCAAGCAAATGCAGATGGCGACTGGTTTTTTCACTGTCATATTTTGTATCACATGATGGCTGGGATGGGAAGGATTTTTAGTTATGAAAATTCAGCGCCAAACCCGCTGATCCATCATCCGGAAATGGCTTTTAAAATGCTGAAAATGGATGATCGTATGTTTCATTTTATGGGAGAAAATGATTTTGCTACAAATGGAAATGATGGTGAAGCAATGTTCAGCAACACACGTTGGAGTATTGGAACGGAATGGAGACTAGGTTACAACGACAAACACGGTTATGAAACTGAAACTCACATTGGTCGTTATATTGGAAAAAATCAATGGTTAATGCCATTTATTGGTTTTGACTGGCGCTACCGAAAAATGGGAATGGACGAACAGGAACAAAATCTTTGGGGACAAAAAAATACCAAAGACAATCGTTCGGTTTTCAGCATCGGAGCCGAATATACTTTACCAATGCTGGTAAAAGCACAACTGGAAGTTTTTACAGATGGAAATGTGAGAGTACAATTTGAACGAAAAGATATTCCGCTTTCACAGCGTCTTCGAATGAATTTAATGTGGAATACCGATAAAGAATATATGGCGGGATTGAAATATATTGTTGCCAGAAACTTTGGAATCACAACGCATTATGATAGCGATATGGGAATTGGTTTTGGGGTTAGTGTGAATTATTAA
- a CDS encoding DUF4442 domain-containing protein, translating to MAVSVSKLNKFVLFKLPSAYFCGVRVKAIDKDSCIVSVKHRWINQNPFNSMYFAVQAMAAELTTGALVISQIQESGRKISMLVANNKGNFTKKATGRITFVCNDGHLIAEAIQKTIETGEGQTFWMKSIGTNEEGVQVSEMDFEWSVRLK from the coding sequence ATGGCAGTTTCAGTTTCCAAACTCAACAAATTTGTATTGTTCAAATTACCATCGGCATACTTTTGCGGTGTACGTGTAAAAGCTATCGATAAAGACAGTTGTATTGTTAGTGTCAAACACCGTTGGATCAATCAAAACCCTTTTAATTCTATGTATTTTGCAGTTCAGGCAATGGCGGCAGAGTTAACAACAGGAGCTTTGGTGATTTCTCAGATTCAGGAAAGTGGCCGAAAAATTTCAATGTTAGTTGCTAATAATAAAGGAAACTTCACTAAAAAAGCAACGGGCAGAATAACATTTGTATGCAACGATGGTCATTTAATTGCTGAAGCGATTCAAAAAACAATTGAAACCGGAGAAGGGCAGACGTTCTGGATGAAATCTATTGGAACAAATGAAGAAGGAGTTCAGGTTTCTGAAATGGATTTTGAATGGAGCGTTAGATTGAAATAG
- a CDS encoding DUF4870 domain-containing protein produces the protein METTSERNTAAFTHLSTLSQYIIPFGNYIFPIIFWSSYKDKSEFVNHHGKQTLNFQLSLLLYTLILALIAIPIFVSVVLQNIPMEAVFNDENFVIRNFNFQGNIALLSIGATAVLLFGLLKFVEFFLVIYASIKASNGELYNYPLTIPFIK, from the coding sequence ATGGAAACAACATCAGAAAGAAACACTGCGGCATTTACGCATTTAAGCACATTAAGTCAGTACATTATTCCATTTGGGAATTATATTTTCCCAATCATTTTTTGGTCAAGCTACAAAGACAAATCAGAATTTGTAAATCACCACGGAAAACAAACATTGAATTTTCAATTGAGTTTATTGCTTTACACTTTGATTTTGGCTTTAATCGCAATTCCGATTTTCGTATCAGTAGTATTACAAAACATTCCGATGGAAGCTGTTTTTAATGACGAAAATTTCGTAATCAGAAATTTCAACTTTCAAGGAAATATTGCCTTATTAAGTATTGGAGCAACTGCGGTTTTACTTTTTGGATTGCTAAAATTTGTTGAATTCTTTTTAGTGATATATGCTTCAATAAAGGCTTCAAATGGAGAATTATACAATTATCCGCTTACGATTCCTTTTATAAAGTAA
- a CDS encoding PadR family transcriptional regulator, with the protein MNIENTKAQMRKGVLEFCILSVLKEKDAYTSEILDTLKNAKLLVVEGTVYPLLTRLKNDGLLNYRWEESTSGPPRKYYGLTEIGQTFLNELSGTWTELSDAVKLITNQNQ; encoded by the coding sequence ATGAACATTGAAAACACAAAAGCACAGATGCGCAAAGGTGTTCTTGAGTTTTGCATCTTATCAGTACTAAAAGAAAAAGATGCCTATACCTCTGAAATATTAGACACTTTAAAAAACGCAAAATTACTAGTTGTAGAAGGAACCGTTTACCCGTTGTTAACTAGATTGAAAAATGACGGTTTACTAAATTATCGCTGGGAAGAATCGACCTCAGGGCCGCCACGAAAATATTATGGATTAACCGAGATAGGACAAACTTTTTTAAACGAACTTAGCGGCACTTGGACAGAATTATCTGACGCCGTAAAACTAATCACCAATCAAAATCAATAA